From a single Mycolicibacterium mengxianglii genomic region:
- a CDS encoding TRAP transporter substrate-binding protein, giving the protein MLAVETSAGDPLADMLIAFAEEVENELGDSVSLTVQTGGAIGDEEAVLQGLRAGAIDIAAVSGSVANLDPTFSIMDMPFVFTDRDKVVEFLDGPYGDELSESLVESIGARVLGFGENGFRHITNNKRPIVTSNDLAGLKIRVPGNPARVALFEALGAAPTQIDIGEAYLALDQGVLDGQENPLKVIDAFSFYEKQRYLSLTAHIYSPVYLAMNEETWQGLSPEVQQGLEKAAAAAAVTSRESGAEADKQLLAKFEEAGVEVNQADVTQLSEAVVGVREEIATEIPGDFADRVLAEYRQ; this is encoded by the coding sequence ATGCTTGCTGTCGAGACAAGTGCGGGAGATCCTCTGGCGGACATGCTGATTGCTTTCGCCGAAGAGGTCGAGAACGAGCTCGGTGACTCCGTATCCCTCACGGTGCAGACTGGTGGCGCGATCGGCGACGAGGAGGCTGTGCTGCAGGGCCTGCGGGCCGGTGCCATCGACATCGCGGCGGTGAGTGGCTCGGTGGCCAACCTGGACCCGACCTTCAGCATCATGGACATGCCGTTCGTCTTCACCGACCGCGACAAGGTGGTGGAGTTCCTCGACGGGCCATACGGCGACGAGCTCAGCGAGTCTCTGGTCGAATCCATCGGTGCCCGCGTTCTCGGCTTCGGCGAAAACGGGTTCCGCCACATCACCAACAACAAGCGTCCAATCGTCACCTCGAATGACCTGGCGGGCTTGAAGATCCGGGTACCGGGCAACCCGGCGCGGGTGGCGCTGTTCGAGGCTCTTGGCGCCGCCCCCACCCAGATAGACATCGGCGAGGCCTACCTGGCTCTGGACCAGGGTGTGCTCGACGGGCAGGAGAACCCACTCAAGGTCATCGATGCGTTCTCCTTCTACGAGAAGCAGCGCTACCTCTCGCTGACCGCCCACATCTACAGCCCGGTGTACCTGGCAATGAACGAGGAGACCTGGCAGGGGCTGTCTCCCGAGGTCCAGCAGGGCCTGGAGAAAGCCGCTGCCGCCGCGGCGGTGACCAGCCGTGAGTCCGGCGCGGAAGCCGACAAGCAGCTGCTGGCCAAGTTCGAAGAGGCCGGCGTCGAGGTCAACCAAGCCGATGTCACCCAGCTCAGCGAGGCCGTCGTCGGGGTGCGCGAGGAGATCGCCACCGAGATCCCCGGCGACTTCGCCGATCGGGTCCTGGCCGAGTACCGCCAGTGA
- a CDS encoding MerR family transcriptional regulator translates to MGEQPRQGQSELGANDSRNPEPVVTEPVQGGLFPDDSVPDALIGYRGPSACQIAGITYRQLDYWARTSLVVPSIRGAAGSGSQRLYSFKDILVLKIVKRLLDTGISLHNIRVAVDHLRQRGVQDLANITLFSDGTTVYECTSAEEVVDLLQGGQGVFGIAVSGAMRELTGAIADFPGERADGGESIAAPEDELASRRKHRDRKTG, encoded by the coding sequence GTGGGCGAGCAGCCACGTCAGGGGCAGTCGGAGCTTGGGGCCAACGACTCCAGGAACCCTGAACCTGTAGTGACCGAGCCGGTTCAGGGTGGTTTGTTCCCCGACGACTCGGTGCCTGATGCACTGATCGGTTACCGCGGTCCCAGCGCCTGCCAGATCGCCGGCATCACCTACCGTCAGCTCGATTACTGGGCCAGGACCTCACTGGTGGTCCCGTCGATCCGCGGTGCAGCCGGCTCCGGCAGCCAGCGGCTCTACTCGTTCAAGGACATCCTGGTCCTCAAGATCGTCAAGCGTCTCCTGGACACCGGGATCTCGCTGCACAACATCCGCGTCGCGGTGGATCACCTGCGACAGCGCGGTGTGCAGGATCTTGCCAACATCACCCTGTTCTCCGACGGCACCACCGTCTATGAGTGCACCTCCGCCGAAGAGGTGGTCGACCTCCTGCAGGGCGGCCAGGGCGTTTTCGGGATCGCCGTTTCCGGTGCCATGCGTGAGCTGACCGGGGCGATCGCCGACTTCCCGGGTGAGCGTGCCGATGGTGGCGAATCGATCGCCGCACCCGAGGACGAGCTCGCCTCTCGTCGCAAGCACCGGGACCGCAAGACCGGCTGA
- a CDS encoding alpha/beta fold hydrolase, which yields MSGAEPTPMYVDTRSGRMHVATVDGPVDGPCVVLLHQTPRSWDEFRAVAALMDGYRIVIPDLPGYGASQPLEDNTIEATAAAVLALLDALRVPGAHLVGHHFGGLVAYHLAVSAPLRVLSLVLSSTPFIDAEERDRRRTAAPFNHFPAQPDGEHLAHLWRRRGEYLAQPDSDVQGRYVRDVLAHPDPDRGHAAVAAYRSEDGVGNYRGPVLCLASMRDPRAFPRRAQIMAAFPQATEHVLTDGDISSPETCPAEFAHAVRNFHAESVLR from the coding sequence GTGAGCGGCGCCGAGCCGACACCCATGTACGTCGATACCCGTTCTGGCCGAATGCATGTCGCCACCGTGGACGGTCCGGTGGACGGGCCGTGCGTGGTGCTGCTGCACCAGACCCCGCGCAGCTGGGACGAATTTCGCGCCGTCGCCGCGCTGATGGACGGCTACCGGATCGTGATACCCGACCTGCCGGGATATGGTGCGTCACAACCGCTGGAAGACAACACGATCGAGGCCACGGCTGCGGCCGTGCTGGCGCTGTTGGATGCTCTGCGGGTGCCTGGCGCACACCTGGTCGGACACCACTTCGGCGGACTGGTCGCCTATCATCTGGCGGTCTCGGCCCCCTTGCGGGTGCTGTCGCTGGTGCTCTCTTCCACCCCGTTCATCGATGCCGAGGAACGCGACCGGCGGCGCACCGCAGCGCCGTTCAACCATTTCCCCGCGCAGCCCGACGGCGAACACCTGGCGCACCTGTGGCGTCGCCGCGGCGAGTATCTGGCCCAGCCGGACTCCGACGTGCAGGGTCGCTACGTCCGCGACGTACTGGCCCATCCCGACCCCGACCGCGGCCACGCGGCGGTGGCGGCGTACCGCTCAGAGGACGGTGTCGGCAACTACCGCGGCCCGGTGCTGTGTCTGGCCTCCATGCGGGACCCACGGGCTTTCCCGCGTCGTGCGCAGATCATGGCCGCCTTCCCGCAAGCCACCGAACACGTGCTGACCGACGGTGACATCTCCAGCCCGGAGACCTGCCCCGCCGAGTTCGCGCACGCTGTCCGGAATTTCCACGCCGAGTCGGTGCTGCGATGA
- the garA gene encoding glycogen accumulation regulator GarA has product MTDKDSNSGADQVSDEVTVETTSVFRADFLNELDAPAATGGEGAVSGVEGLPVGSALLVVKRGPNAGSRFLLDQATTSAGRHPDSDIFLDDVTVSRRHAEFRLENGEFQVVDVGSLNGTYVNREPVDSAVLSNGDEVQIGKFRLVFLTGPKGDDGGPDS; this is encoded by the coding sequence GTGACGGACAAGGACAGCAACTCGGGGGCTGACCAGGTGTCTGATGAGGTAACAGTCGAGACGACGTCGGTCTTTCGGGCCGACTTCCTCAACGAGCTGGACGCCCCTGCAGCCACCGGCGGCGAAGGCGCCGTCTCGGGAGTCGAAGGACTGCCGGTCGGATCAGCACTGCTGGTCGTCAAGCGCGGCCCCAATGCCGGATCCAGGTTCCTGCTGGATCAGGCAACCACCTCGGCCGGACGCCATCCGGACAGCGACATCTTCCTGGACGACGTGACGGTCAGCCGTCGCCACGCGGAGTTCCGGCTGGAGAACGGCGAGTTCCAGGTGGTCGACGTCGGCAGCCTCAACGGCACCTACGTCAACCGTGAGCCCGTCGACTCGGCCGTGCTGTCCAACGGCGACGAGGTGCAGATCGGCAAGTTCCGCCTGGTGTTCCTGACCGGGCCCAAGGGTGACGACGGGGGACCCGACAGCTAG
- the ftsR gene encoding transcriptional regulator FtsR, whose amino-acid sequence MTAPDTPAFAGMSIGAVLEALRPDFPDVTISKIRFLEAEGLVTPQRTASGYRRFTAYDCARLRFILTAQRDQYLPLKVIKAQLDAHPDGALPESGSPYGVPRLVPEPGAELPAAVSPARVRLSRDDVIEQSGLPTCQAEDMLSALMKAGVITPSFRGTGGVFFDEHSVLILQCARALAEYGVEPRHLRAFRSAADRQSDLIAQIAGPLVKADKAGARDRADDLAREVAALAITLHTSLVKSAVRDVLQR is encoded by the coding sequence GTGACCGCTCCCGATACTCCCGCGTTCGCCGGGATGTCGATCGGCGCGGTTCTCGAGGCGCTGCGACCCGATTTCCCGGATGTCACCATCTCCAAGATCAGGTTCTTGGAGGCCGAGGGGTTGGTGACGCCTCAGCGCACGGCGTCGGGGTATCGGAGGTTCACGGCGTACGACTGTGCGCGGCTGCGGTTCATTCTCACCGCCCAGCGCGACCAGTACCTGCCGCTGAAGGTGATCAAGGCTCAGCTCGACGCCCACCCCGACGGCGCGCTGCCGGAAAGCGGCTCGCCGTACGGGGTGCCGCGGCTGGTCCCCGAACCGGGGGCCGAGTTGCCGGCCGCGGTGTCCCCGGCGCGGGTCCGGCTGAGCCGCGATGACGTCATCGAGCAGTCCGGCCTGCCCACCTGCCAGGCGGAGGACATGCTGTCGGCGTTGATGAAGGCCGGCGTCATCACACCGTCCTTCCGGGGCACCGGCGGCGTTTTCTTCGACGAGCATTCGGTGCTGATCCTGCAGTGCGCCCGGGCGTTGGCCGAATACGGTGTCGAACCCCGGCATCTGCGGGCGTTCCGGTCGGCGGCAGACCGGCAGTCCGATCTCATCGCGCAGATCGCCGGTCCGCTGGTGAAGGCCGACAAAGCCGGTGCCCGTGACCGTGCCGACGATCTCGCGCGTGAGGTTGCGGCACTGGCGATCACGCTGCACACATCGCTGGTGAAATCCGCGGTTCGCGACGTCCTGCAGCGCTAG
- a CDS encoding flavin reductase family protein, protein MKSTLTPVGEREFVRAISCAATPVTIVTTHAEGIRWGQTVSAVSRVSDEPAVLGVCINRRSPINAAIRDCGAFNVSLLGPGHHSAADSFAGRQRGGRAPFTFADDEWRSGLNGLPVYADSVAAFECELYSVTDVGSHHLYLGGVRHVVHTDAEPLLHLRGTYRTLAVHNTEGHHA, encoded by the coding sequence GTGAAATCCACCCTGACTCCGGTTGGCGAACGCGAGTTCGTCCGGGCCATCAGTTGCGCCGCGACGCCGGTGACCATCGTGACCACCCACGCCGAGGGCATCCGCTGGGGGCAGACCGTCTCTGCCGTGAGCCGGGTCTCCGATGAACCTGCCGTGCTGGGCGTGTGCATCAACCGGCGCAGTCCCATCAACGCGGCCATCCGGGACTGCGGCGCTTTCAACGTGTCGCTCTTGGGGCCCGGGCATCACAGTGCTGCAGATAGTTTTGCGGGCCGGCAGCGCGGCGGGCGGGCCCCGTTCACCTTCGCCGACGACGAATGGCGCAGTGGTCTCAACGGCCTGCCGGTGTATGCCGACAGCGTCGCAGCCTTCGAGTGCGAGCTCTACAGCGTCACCGATGTCGGCTCCCACCACCTGTACCTCGGCGGAGTGCGCCACGTCGTGCACACCGATGCCGAACCGCTGCTGCACCTGCGGGGCACCTATCGCACGCTCGCCGTACACAACACGGAAGGACATCACGCATGA
- a CDS encoding zinc-binding dehydrogenase, whose protein sequence is MSATAPPSASTMLAAVLRDPGGPEPLRLERVPIPQPGPGEVLVAVGALGLNNAEILQCRGMMPAPPGGIPGLECAGTVVGAGATGWRRGDRVAALTRAGAYAEYVVAPAGACMKIPDGVEIRTAAALLEAAATAWWNLVHRGRLQPGERVLIHGAAGGVGSLAVQLARALGATVIGTARGPVKTALCRQLGCHHVIDYGSTDVYAALRELVPGGVDLILDNQGAGPVAANIAALAPLGRLVIVGVASGTDAAVDLGALMAGAVEISSSSLGRLDDEMRTAICREIETEVLPEVVAGRLRPVLDGSFVFDEIAAAQRRFADPDRVGKVVVTLPGYISKIDAAQQN, encoded by the coding sequence ATGAGCGCGACGGCCCCGCCGAGCGCGAGCACCATGCTGGCCGCTGTCCTGCGCGACCCGGGCGGACCGGAACCGCTGCGCCTGGAGCGGGTGCCGATCCCGCAGCCCGGACCCGGTGAGGTACTGGTGGCGGTGGGTGCCCTGGGACTCAACAACGCCGAGATCCTGCAGTGCCGAGGGATGATGCCGGCACCGCCAGGCGGCATTCCAGGACTGGAGTGCGCGGGCACCGTCGTCGGCGCCGGTGCGACAGGCTGGCGGCGCGGCGACCGGGTGGCAGCACTGACCCGGGCCGGGGCGTACGCCGAGTACGTCGTCGCGCCTGCCGGGGCGTGCATGAAAATTCCAGACGGCGTTGAAATCCGAACGGCTGCGGCACTATTGGAGGCGGCGGCCACCGCGTGGTGGAACCTGGTGCACCGCGGCCGGCTGCAGCCCGGTGAACGGGTCCTGATCCACGGCGCCGCCGGGGGAGTCGGATCGCTGGCCGTCCAACTGGCCCGTGCCCTCGGCGCCACCGTGATCGGCACGGCCCGGGGTCCCGTCAAGACCGCACTGTGCCGCCAACTCGGCTGTCATCACGTGATCGACTACGGCAGTACCGACGTCTACGCGGCGCTGCGAGAGCTGGTACCCGGCGGTGTCGACCTCATCCTGGACAACCAGGGGGCCGGCCCCGTCGCCGCCAATATCGCCGCCCTGGCGCCGCTGGGCCGGCTGGTGATCGTCGGGGTGGCCTCCGGTACCGACGCGGCGGTGGACCTCGGGGCGTTGATGGCGGGGGCGGTGGAGATCTCGTCGTCGAGTCTGGGCCGCCTCGACGACGAGATGCGCACCGCGATCTGCCGGGAGATCGAGACCGAGGTGCTGCCCGAGGTGGTGGCCGGCAGACTGCGCCCGGTGCTGGACGGATCGTTCGTCTTCGACGAGATCGCCGCTGCCCAGCGCAGATTCGCCGACCCGGACCGGGTGGGCAAGGTCGTCGTCACCTTGCCCGGGTACATCTCAAAAATCGATGCAGCCCAACAGAACTAG
- a CDS encoding TRAP transporter small permease, whose translation MTPPQEAHHPIAEPADVAKQFDSTVGVDPVPGTHTLIDRVLEVLAASALAAITAILFANAVLRFAFNSPLGWTEELVTGLMLWLTMLGFTLGVRRRESIAIRAFVGRLSLRTQVWLRLATDLLTAAVLLHLAWFAYLYVTKFGDDPVPYLRLPTGFFTAALPIGAVAAALIVLFQLPGCRAAILRQLDEEKS comes from the coding sequence ATGACACCCCCACAGGAGGCGCACCACCCCATCGCCGAACCCGCCGACGTCGCCAAGCAGTTCGACTCCACGGTCGGCGTGGATCCGGTCCCCGGCACCCACACGCTGATCGACCGGGTGCTGGAGGTGCTGGCGGCATCGGCGCTGGCGGCGATCACCGCGATCCTGTTCGCCAATGCGGTGCTGCGGTTCGCATTCAACTCCCCGCTGGGTTGGACCGAGGAGTTGGTGACGGGGCTGATGTTGTGGCTGACCATGCTGGGCTTCACTCTCGGGGTGCGTCGCCGGGAGTCGATCGCGATCCGCGCGTTCGTCGGCAGGCTGTCGCTCCGCACGCAGGTGTGGCTGCGGTTGGCCACCGATCTGCTCACCGCGGCGGTGCTGCTGCACCTGGCCTGGTTCGCCTATCTGTACGTCACCAAGTTCGGTGACGATCCCGTTCCGTACCTGCGGCTGCCGACCGGATTCTTCACTGCGGCGTTGCCCATTGGGGCCGTGGCTGCAGCGTTGATCGTGCTGTTCCAGTTGCCCGGGTGCCGGGCGGCGATCCTGCGTCAGCTCGACGAGGAAAAGTCGTGA
- a CDS encoding bifunctional nuclease family protein — protein MGEVRVVGIRVEQPQNQPVLLLREANGDRYLPIWIGQSEAAAIALEQQGVETTRPMTHDLFRDVIAALGHSLKEVRIVDLQEGTFYADLIFDRDIKVSARPSDSVAIALRVGVPIYVEEAVLAEAGLLIPDENDEEATGAVREDEVEKFKEFLDSVSPDDFKAT, from the coding sequence ATGGGTGAAGTACGTGTGGTCGGCATTCGCGTCGAGCAGCCGCAGAACCAACCGGTTCTGTTACTGCGCGAGGCCAATGGTGACCGCTACCTCCCCATCTGGATCGGGCAGTCGGAGGCCGCCGCGATCGCGCTGGAACAGCAGGGCGTCGAGACCACGCGACCGATGACCCACGATCTGTTCCGGGATGTGATCGCCGCTCTCGGTCATTCACTCAAAGAGGTGCGGATCGTCGACCTCCAGGAAGGCACGTTCTACGCCGACCTGATCTTCGACCGCGATATCAAGGTCTCGGCGCGGCCGTCGGACTCGGTGGCCATCGCGTTGCGAGTGGGTGTGCCGATCTACGTCGAGGAGGCGGTGCTCGCGGAGGCGGGTCTGCTCATCCCCGACGAGAACGACGAGGAAGCCACCGGCGCGGTCCGTGAGGACGAGGTGGAGAAGTTCAAAGAGTTCCTCGACAGCGTTTCACCGGACGACTTCAAGGCCACCTGA
- a CDS encoding maleate cis-trans isomerase family protein yields the protein MTPAQHQQRPRLPLGALNTATRIGLVYMASSTLMEAEMYAMATPAATIHTSRVTLPSVTVEGIDAMMRSPELRTAVELVAQAPLDVLVFGGTSASFLHGTEWDRMLVNHFEEWSGLVGRCTTTSTASIAALKAVGAGPISLITPYRQEVIDRATRFFGDNGHPVVASVGLGITSDRELAEVPLERVYDLAVETDTAESSAVFISCTNFASIGAIAALEAELGKPVISAVQASFWYALEIAGVQAGRPGFGTLMDNRLDPGATGVLT from the coding sequence GTGACCCCGGCGCAGCATCAGCAGCGACCCCGGTTACCGCTGGGTGCGCTGAACACGGCCACCCGCATCGGACTGGTGTACATGGCCTCCAGCACCCTGATGGAAGCCGAGATGTATGCAATGGCCACCCCGGCGGCCACCATCCACACCAGCCGCGTGACGCTGCCGAGTGTCACTGTCGAGGGTATCGACGCGATGATGCGCTCACCGGAGCTGCGCACCGCCGTGGAACTGGTGGCCCAGGCCCCGCTGGATGTGCTCGTCTTCGGCGGCACCAGTGCATCGTTTTTGCACGGCACGGAGTGGGATCGCATGCTGGTCAACCACTTCGAGGAGTGGAGCGGCCTGGTCGGCCGGTGCACCACCACGTCCACCGCCAGCATCGCAGCGCTCAAAGCCGTCGGCGCCGGACCTATCAGCCTGATCACCCCCTACCGGCAGGAGGTGATCGACCGCGCCACCCGGTTCTTCGGTGACAACGGCCATCCCGTGGTGGCCAGCGTCGGCCTGGGAATCACCAGCGACCGGGAACTGGCCGAGGTACCGCTGGAACGGGTGTACGACCTGGCCGTGGAGACCGACACCGCCGAGTCCAGTGCCGTGTTCATCAGCTGCACCAACTTCGCCAGTATCGGCGCCATCGCCGCGCTGGAGGCGGAACTGGGCAAGCCGGTGATCAGCGCGGTGCAGGCATCGTTCTGGTACGCCCTGGAGATCGCCGGTGTGCAGGCGGGCAGGCCCGGTTTCGGCACGCTGATGGACAACCGCCTCGACCCCGGCGCGACCGGAGTCCTGACATGA
- a CDS encoding LysR family transcriptional regulator, which translates to MTGVDQLRGISLTQLRYFIRVAERESMTRAAEDLFVAQSAVSSAVAHLEKELGVQLFIRRHAKGLILTAAGKELLLRARQTLTALAEALESIAGESQAFWGPLQVACFSPIAPFYLPSILAGLKLDHPGLEVHVTEAVAGEIAEYLESGRAEVALTYDLALGDGIHRDVLAEIPPYAALPASHPLAGAQSVRLAELVDEPMILVDLPHSRDYFIGAFTERGMQPNVQYRSSSYETVRAMVAQDHGFSLLHQRPATDSTYAGGRVVAVPLADEVRPLRVVVATLQSMRMSRRASAFAERCRTVVAAAR; encoded by the coding sequence GTGACAGGCGTGGACCAACTGCGCGGCATCTCGCTGACGCAGTTGCGCTACTTCATCCGGGTGGCCGAGCGCGAGAGCATGACGCGGGCGGCCGAGGATCTCTTCGTGGCGCAGTCGGCGGTGTCCTCGGCCGTCGCGCACCTCGAAAAGGAGCTCGGTGTCCAGCTGTTCATCCGGCGGCACGCCAAAGGCCTGATCCTCACCGCGGCGGGCAAGGAACTGCTGCTGCGGGCCCGCCAGACACTGACCGCGCTGGCGGAGGCGCTGGAGTCGATCGCCGGTGAGTCACAGGCATTCTGGGGCCCGCTGCAGGTGGCGTGTTTCAGCCCGATCGCCCCGTTCTATCTGCCGTCGATCTTGGCGGGCCTGAAACTGGACCACCCGGGCCTGGAGGTCCACGTGACCGAAGCGGTGGCCGGCGAGATCGCCGAGTACCTGGAATCCGGGCGGGCCGAGGTCGCGCTCACCTACGACCTGGCTCTCGGGGACGGTATCCACCGCGACGTGCTCGCTGAGATACCGCCCTATGCGGCGCTTCCCGCCTCTCACCCACTGGCCGGCGCACAGAGTGTGCGACTGGCCGAGCTGGTGGACGAGCCGATGATCCTGGTCGACCTGCCGCACAGTCGGGACTACTTCATCGGGGCGTTCACCGAGCGCGGCATGCAACCCAACGTGCAGTACCGCTCGAGCAGTTATGAGACGGTCCGCGCCATGGTGGCACAGGACCACGGTTTCAGTCTGTTGCACCAGCGTCCGGCCACCGACAGCACCTACGCCGGCGGCCGGGTGGTGGCGGTGCCGCTGGCGGATGAGGTGCGTCCGCTGCGCGTGGTCGTCGCGACACTGCAATCGATGCGGATGAGCCGACGGGCCAGCGCCTTCGCCGAACGGTGCCGCACCGTTGTGGCCGCCGCCCGCTGA
- a CDS encoding TRAP transporter large permease has translation MTLALTLAVIIGLLLLGTPLIIAMAGGVALYATLGGSWMLQYPQQVTDGMSSFVLLAMPLFILAGVVMNAGGIAERVFAFARAVFGSLPGGLAQVDVSTSLFFGGMVGTSVADLAGTGSTLIPQMKKHGYPGSYAAAVTASSSGIGPLIPPSSPMILYAAATGTSLGALFLAGIIPGLILTVVLMVVVAVQAKRNGWGEKIPFSWREVWRTMRGSILAFGVPILVILGLTMGVFTPTESGAFAVVYAIVISAVVFRSLGVRRLYRCLIEAAVLTGEVMLIVGVSVALGAVLAMAGLPKALTDFATMIVPGDVQIGYVVVLALTAVLAGMLFDPLIPVIMPVMLPTMLAVGIDPVYFGVIIVLTVIIGQVTPPVAMSLVVAAKIAKVDAWSVLRANTPFLLATVAVLALVIVFPPLATWLPSVLGAP, from the coding sequence GTGACACTCGCGCTGACCCTGGCCGTCATAATCGGTCTGCTGCTGCTGGGCACACCGCTGATCATCGCGATGGCCGGGGGTGTGGCCCTGTACGCCACACTCGGTGGCTCCTGGATGCTGCAGTACCCGCAGCAGGTCACTGACGGGATGAGCAGCTTTGTGCTGTTGGCGATGCCGCTGTTCATCCTGGCCGGCGTGGTGATGAACGCCGGTGGCATCGCCGAACGTGTATTCGCCTTCGCCCGAGCCGTTTTCGGCTCACTGCCGGGCGGTCTGGCCCAGGTGGACGTCTCGACCAGTCTTTTCTTCGGTGGCATGGTCGGCACCTCCGTCGCCGACCTCGCCGGCACCGGCTCGACCCTGATCCCACAGATGAAGAAACACGGGTACCCGGGGTCCTATGCCGCCGCGGTGACGGCATCGTCCTCGGGAATCGGGCCGCTGATCCCGCCGTCGTCGCCGATGATCCTGTATGCCGCGGCCACCGGCACCTCGCTGGGGGCGCTGTTCTTGGCGGGCATCATTCCGGGTCTGATCCTCACCGTGGTGCTGATGGTGGTGGTCGCAGTGCAGGCCAAACGCAACGGGTGGGGGGAGAAGATCCCGTTCAGCTGGCGCGAGGTCTGGCGCACCATGCGCGGGTCGATCCTCGCCTTCGGGGTTCCCATCCTCGTCATACTCGGCCTCACCATGGGCGTGTTCACCCCGACCGAGTCCGGGGCGTTCGCCGTCGTGTACGCGATCGTCATCTCGGCGGTGGTGTTCCGGTCCCTCGGCGTGCGACGGTTGTATCGGTGCCTGATCGAGGCCGCGGTGTTGACCGGCGAGGTGATGCTCATCGTGGGCGTGTCGGTGGCGCTGGGCGCGGTGCTGGCAATGGCCGGACTCCCCAAGGCGCTCACCGATTTCGCCACCATGATCGTGCCGGGGGACGTACAGATCGGCTACGTCGTGGTGCTGGCGCTCACGGCCGTCCTGGCCGGGATGCTGTTCGACCCGCTGATCCCGGTGATCATGCCGGTGATGCTGCCCACCATGCTCGCGGTCGGCATCGACCCGGTGTACTTCGGTGTCATCATCGTGCTGACCGTCATCATCGGCCAGGTCACGCCACCGGTGGCGATGTCGTTGGTGGTCGCCGCCAAGATCGCCAAGGTCGACGCCTGGAGTGTCCTGCGTGCCAACACTCCGTTCCTGCTGGCTACCGTGGCCGTGCTGGCACTGGTGATCGTGTTCCCGCCGTTGGCCACGTGGCTGCCGTCGGTGCTGGGTGCGCCGTGA